One genomic segment of Ostrinia nubilalis chromosome 20, ilOstNubi1.1, whole genome shotgun sequence includes these proteins:
- the LOC135081454 gene encoding fibroblast growth factor receptor homolog 1-like, whose amino-acid sequence MTRTAITFWREMPIAVTFVLLAAACVSAARVVVVDGTHSLVEADINEPLRLVCGMERKIPVHWYKDGQLVQSAKQMLRIRDFQEKDAGVYACQSINDTTKELRVTVIVKTDSRDTLREYQADMDVERPLPEILSQHSALMTADDSNTSAEVRPDNGYRDEDTDDRNEKDHPGYGHVDNSIKKYPPRFKHPSRMYSLEMKPAGSLIRLKCAAEGNPTPNITWRKNGGKVFRSFGQPTYGKWAMVLDELTKTDNGNYTCIVCNELGCINHTTELGVQERYPSSPYIKEGYPGNLTVLVNDTVRLSCPPISDLEPQVYWVRTSNRTADDDGTPLNETVVVQKLIESDNASDRPEQLTIYNVTKEDEGWYVCVALNTLGNTTAKGYLTVLESIPEKEPVDHRKHALLINILTAVLGAAFFVAAIIVVMVFKKLKREKIKKQLAIETARAVIVTHWTKKVTVEKPAMNGTVNSTADGLLMPVVKIEKQKLSQVQGNHESMLMSEYELPVDVDWEVPRASLALGKVLGEGEFGKVVKAECVGILKPGVRSVVAVKMLKEGHTDAEMMALVSEMEMMKMIGKHVNIINLLGCCTQDGPLYVIVEYAPNGNLREFLRNHRPGNRYESDTEPLKEKKTLTQKDLVSFSYQVARGMEYLASRRCIHRDLAARNVLVSDECVLKIADFGLAKDVHSNDYYRKKTEGRLPVRWMAPESLYHKVFTTQTDVWSFGVLLWEIMTLGGTPYPAVPGQYMYQHLSAGHRMEKPPCCSLEIYMLMRECWSFSPGDRPSFTELVEDLDKILTVTANQEYLDLGLPQLDTPPSSYDGSGDESDSEFPFIK is encoded by the exons GCTTCGAATAAGAGATTTCCAAGAAAAAGACGCTGGAGTCTACGCGTGCCAAAGCATCAACGATACCACCAAAGAACTGAGGGTCACCGTCATAGTGAAGACTGACAGTCGGGATACTTTAAGAG AGTACCAAGCAGACATGGACGTGGAGCGCCCTCTGCCGGAGATCCTGTCACAGCACAGCGCGCTAATGACCGCCGACGATAGCAACACCAGCGCCGAAGTCAGGCCCGACAACGGCTACAGGGATGAAGATACTGATGACCGGAACGAAAAG GATCACCCCGGCTACGGACACGTGGACAACAGCATCAAGAAGTACCCGCCGCGGTTCAAGCACCCTTCCAGGATGTATTCCCTGGAGATGAAGCCCGCCGGCAGCCTCATCAGGCTGAAGTGCGCTGCTGAAG GGAACCCGACGCCGAATATAACGTGGAGGAAGAACGGCGGGAAAGTGTTCAGGAGCTTCGGTCAGCCCACTTATGGGAAGTGGGCGATGGTTCTGGACGAACTGACCAAGACCGACAATGGGAACTACACTTGCATCGTCTGCAACGAGCTGGGATGCATCAATCATACTACTGAGCTTGGTGTTCAAG AGCGCTACCCATCAAGCCCTTACATAAAGGAAGGGTACCCCGGCAACCTCACGGTGCTGGTCAACGACACCGTCCGCCTGTCGTGCCCACCCATCTCCGACCTGGAGCCGCAAGTGTATTGGGTCCGAACCTCGAACAGGACGGCGGACGACGACGGGACCCCGCTCAATGAGACCGTTGTAGTCCAGAAACTTATCGAG AGCGATAATGCGTCAGACAGACCCGAACAACTGACAATTTACAACGTGACGAAAGAAGACGAGGGATGGTACGTGTGTGTGGCGCTCAACACTCTGGGCAATACCACCGCGAAGGGGTACCTCACTGTACTCGAAT CTATCCCAGAAAAAGAGCCCGTCGACCACCGAAAGCACGCGCTCCTTATCAACATCTTAACCGCCGTCCTCGGCGCTGCATTCTTCGTGGCGGCCATCATAGTCGTGATGGTGTTCAAGAAGCTGAAGCGAGAGAAGATAAAGAAACAGTTGGCCATCGAGACGGCGCGGGCTGTTATCGTGACGCACTGGACGAAGAAGGTCACGGTGGAGAAGCCCGCGATGAATGGCACGGTGAACAGCACGGCTGATGGCTTG CTGATGCCAGTGGTGAAGATCGAGAAACAGAAGCTGTCCCAAGTGCAAGGCAACCACGAGTCGATGCTGATGTCTGAGTACGAGCTACCAGTTGACGTCGACTGGGAGGTGCCGCGCGCGTCCCTGGCCTTAGGCAAAGTGCTGGGAGAAGGGGAGTTCGGGAAGGTCGTGAAGGCCGAGTGTGTGGGCATATTGAAACCAGGAGTGCGGTCGGTGGTGGCTGTTAAGATGTTAAAAG AGGGCCACACGGACGCGGAGATGATGGCTCTCGTATCCGAGATGGAGATGATGAAGATGATCGGCAAGCACGTCAACATCATCAACCTGCTCGGCTGCTGCACGCAGGACGGCCCGCTCTACGTCATCGTGGAGTACGCGCCGAATGGAAACCTTCGGGAATTCCTGAGGAACCACCGCCCTGGAAATAG ATACGAATCAGACACAGAACCCCTCAAAGAAAAGAAGACCCTCACACAGAAGGATCTTGTCTCCTTCTCTTATCAAGTTGCAAGAGGAATGGAGTATTTAGCATCACGAAGA TGCATACACAGGGACCTGGCAGCCCGCAACGTGTTGGTCTCAGACGAGTGCGTGCTCAAGATCGCGGACTTCGGGCTGGCCAAGGACGTGCACAGCAACGACTACTACCGCAAGAAGACCGAGGGCCGCCTGCCGGTCCGGTGGATGGCGCCCGAGTCCTTGTACCACAAGGTCTTTACGACGCAGACTGATGT CTGGTCGTTCGGCGTGCTGCTGTGGGAGATCATGACGCTGGGCGGCACGCCGTACCCCGCGGTGCCGGGCCAGTACATGTACCAGCACCTCAGCGCCGGCCACCGCATGGAGAAGCCGCCCTGCTGCAGCCTCGAGAT TTACATGCTGATGCGTGAATGCTGGTCGTTCTCGCCCGGCGACCGGCCGTCCTTCACCGAGCTGGTGGAAGACCTGGACAAGATCCTCACGGTGACCGCCAACCAGGAGTACCTGGACCTCGGCCTGCCTCAGCTCGACACGCCGCCTTCGAGTTACGACGGGTCGGGAGACGAGAGCGACAGCGAGTTCCCTTTCATCAAGTAG